From one Lotus japonicus ecotype B-129 chromosome 3, LjGifu_v1.2 genomic stretch:
- the LOC130748186 gene encoding uncharacterized protein LOC130748186, producing MASDGSDEFRLVSPSISNEGRLPRHYTDEGQGAKKNISPPLEWYNLPQDTKSLALVVEDIDAPEPEDPIVPWTHWVVVNIPPTIKGLPEGFSGKEEEMGGDYSGIKEGTNDLKKTGWHGPRLPNHGHRLQFKLYALDDQLHLGNKVTKEKLLDSIGGHVLGEAGLTAIF from the exons ATGGCAAGCGATGGAAGCGACGAGTTCAGGCTGGTGTCACCCTCGATAAGCAACGAGGGGAGGCTACCAAGACACTACACCGATGAAGGACAAGGAGCGAAGAAGAACATATCTCCACCGTTGGAGTGGTACAACCTCCCGCAGGATACTAAATCTCTAGCTCTCGTCGTGGAGGACATTGACGCGCCTGAGCCGGAGGATCCAATTGTGCCCTGGACCCACTGGGTGGTTGTCAATATCCCGCCGACGATTAAGGGGCTGCCGGAGGGATTCTCCGGCAAAGAGGAGGAGATGGGCGGGGACTATTCCGGGATCAAGGAAGGGACCAATGATTTGAAGAAAACTGGGTGGCATGGTCCTAGGTTGCCCAACCACGGTCATAGGTTGCAGTTTAAGCTTTATGCTTTGGATGATCAGCTTCACCTTGGTAACAAG GTGACGAAGGAGAAGCTGTTGGATTCCATTGGAGGGCATGTGCTAGGAGAAGCTGGCTTGACGGCTATTTTCTGA
- the LOC130743125 gene encoding uncharacterized protein LOC130743125 has product MASNEFKLVSPAIDNEGGGKLPRFYTQEGVGSKWDISPPLEWHNPPPKTKSFALVVQDIDAVDPAGNPVQLTHWVVVNIPATVRGLPEGFSGKEGEVGAEFAAIEEGLNDWKVNLWRGPKMPNYGDRFEFRLYALDYETHFDNQVTKLKLKLLDAIAAHTVGEAILTATF; this is encoded by the exons ATGGCTAGCAACGAATTCAAGCTTGTTTCACCAGCAATTGATAACGAAGGAGGAGGGAAACTGCCACGATTCTATACACAAGAAGGTGTAGGCTCAAAGTGGGATATATCTCCGCCGTTAGAGTGGCATAACCCGCCACCCAAAACCAAGAGCTTTGCCCTTGTGGTGCAGGACATCGACGCCGTGGACCCCGCCGGGAACCCGGTGCAGCTCACCCACTGGGTTGTGGTCAACATTCCAGCAACCGTGAGGGGGTTGCCAGAAGGATTCTCCGGGAAAGAAGGGGAAGTGGGAGCTGAGTTTGCTGCGATTGAAGAAGGGCTTAATGATTGGAAGGTGAACCTTTGGCGTGGTCCTAAGATGCCAAACTATGGTGATAGGTTTGAGTTTAGGCTCTATGCTCTTGATTATGAAACACACTTTGATAATCAG GTTacgaagctgaagctgaagctgttGGACGCAATAGCAGCGCATACAGTGGGAGAAGCCATATTGACTGCTACTTTCTGA
- the LOC130748862 gene encoding BAG family molecular chaperone regulator 4 encodes MNTASDSASEAARPGGAAESAEAGGPMIKITVSHGPSHHELHLPPQSTFGDIKKLLVHKTGLEPEEQRLFFRGIEKDDKENLHLGGVKDKSKLLLLEGNTSKERKLEETRKLNEMIKASEAISRVKAEVDKLSDRVTALEGAINAGNEASEKEFLELSELLMSQLLKLDGIEAEGEARLQRKAEVRRVQNIVDAIDSLKARNSNPFIDKGNAVTVTTQWEAFDSGTESSKDTSTTLSSTKITEDWERFD; translated from the exons ATGAATACCGCCTCAGACTCCGCCAGCGAGGCGGCGAGGCCCGGCGGAGCAGCCGAGAGCGCTGAAGCTGGTGGGCCCATGATCAAGATCACCGTTTCTCATGGTCCCTCTCACCACGAGCTCCACCTCCCACCCCAATCAACGTTCG GGGATATAAAGAAACTGCTTGTACATAAAACTGGTTTAGAGCCTGAAGAGCAACGGCTTTTCTTCCGAGGAATAGAAAAGGATGATAAAGAGAATTTGCACCTGGGAGGTGTGAAGGACAAGTCAAAGCTTTTGCTTTTAGAAGGAAATACTAGCAAAGAGAGGAAGCTTGAGGAAACCAGAAAACTCAATGAAATGATTAAAGCTTCTGAAGCTATTTCTAGGGTCAAAGCTGAGGTGGACAAGCTCTCAGATAGG GTGACTGCCTTGGAAGGGGCTATCAATGCGGGTAACGAGGCTTCTGAAAAAGAATTTCTTGAGTTGTCAGAGTTGCTTATGAGTCAATTGTTGAAACTGGATGGCATTGAGGCTGAAGGTGAAGCAAGGTTGCAGAGGAAAGCTGAG GTGCGCCGTGTGCAGAACATAGTAGATGCAATAGACTCCCTAAAGGCTAGAAACTCCAATCCTTTTATCGACAAGGGCAATGCTGTCACAGTCACAACCCAATGGGAAGCCTTTGACTCTGGAACTGAAAGCTCAAAAGACACATCTACAACATTATCCTCAACAAAAATAACTGAAGATTGGGAGCGGTTTGATTAG
- the LOC130748861 gene encoding ammonium transporter 2-like, which produces MATPTAYQENLPASPEWLNKGDNAWQMTAATLVGLQSMPGLVILYASIVKKKWAVNSAFMALYAFAAVLLCWVLLCYRMAFGDKLFPFWGKGAPALGQKFLINQASVPESTHYFNNGSIETQTQRPFYPMATLVYFQFNFAAITMILLAGSVLGRMNIKAWMAFVPLWLIFSYTVGAFSIWGGGFLYHWGVIDFSGGYVIHLSSGIAGFTAAYWVGPRLKSDRERFPPNNVLLMLAGAGLLWMGWSGFNGGAPYAANIDASIAVLNTNICAATSLLVWTSLDVAFFGKPSVIGAVQGMMTGLVCITPGAGLVQSWAAIVMGILSGSIPWVSMMILHKKSSLLQKVDDTLGVFHTHAVAGLLGGLLTGLLAEPELCRLVLPVSNSRGAFYGGTGGAQFLKQLVAALFVIGWNLVSTTLILLAIQLFIPLRMPDYQLEIGDDAVHGEEAYALWGDGEKYDPTKHGSTIVDETLASAYSVGARGVTVNL; this is translated from the exons ATGGCAACTCCCACAGCTTACCAAGAAAACCTTCCAGCATCACCAGAATGGCTAAACAAAGGAGACAACGCATGGCAAATGACAGCAGCAACTCTGGTTGGCCTCCAAAGCATGCCAGGCCTAGTGATTCTCTATGCCAGCATAGTCAAAAAGAAATGGGCAGTGAACTCTGCTTTCATGGCCCTCTATGCTTTCGCAGCGGTTCTCTTATGTTGGGTCCTTTTGTGTTACCGTATGGCATTTGGAGACAAGCTTTTCCCTTTCTGGGGAAAGGGTGCACCAGCACTAGGCCAGAAATTTCTCATAAACCAAGCCAGTGTCCCTGAAAGCACACACTACTTCAACAATGGTTCCATTGAAACCCAAACTCAAAGGCCTTTTTATCCCATGGCTACTCTTGTGTATTTCCAGTTCAATTTTGCTGCTATTACAATGATTTTGCTGGCTGGATCTGTGCTTGGCAGAATGAACATCAAGGCTTGGATGGCTTTTGTTCCTCTCTGGCTCATTTTCTCATACACTGTTGGGGCATTTAGTATTTGGGGTGGTGGTTTTCTGTACCACTGGGGTGTCATCGATTTTTCTGGTGGCTATGTCATCCATCTTTCCTCTGGAATCGCCGGTTTCACTGCCGCTTACTGG GTTGGACCAAGGTTAAAGAGTGACAGGGAGAGGTTCCCACCAAACAATGTGTTGCTTATGCTAGCGGGTGCTGGGTTGCTGTGGATGGGTTGGTCAGGGTTCAATGGAGGAGCACCATATGCAGCCAACATTGATGCTTCTATTGCTGTGCTCAACACTAACATATGTGCAGCCACTAGCCTCCTTGTCTGGACCTCTCTGGATGTTGCCTTCTTCGGCAAGCCTTCAGTCATCGGTGCCGTTCAGGGCATGATGACCGGGCTTGTTTGCATCACCCCCGGAGCAG GACTTGTGCAATCGTGGGCGGCTATAGTGATGGGAATACTATCTGGAAGCATTCCATGGGTCTCCATGATGATCCTTCACAAGAAGTCAAGTCTTCTACAGAAG GTAGATGATACACTTGGAGTGTTTCACACACATGCTGTGGCTGGGCTTTTGGGTGGCCTCCTCACAGGTCTGTTAGCAGAACCAGAACTTTGCAGGCTCGTATTGCCGGTGAGTAACTCAAGGGGCGCCTTCTACGGTGGCACCGGCGGTGCACAGTTCTTGAAGCAATTGGTGGCAGCACTCTTCGTCATTGGATGGAACTTGGTTTCCACCACTCTCATTCTTCTTGCCATTCAATTGTTCATTCCCTTGAGGATGCCGGACTACCAGCTCGAGATTGGTGATGACGCCGTTCATGGTGAGGAAGCTTATGCCCTGTGGGGTGATGGAGAAAAATATGATCCAACCAAGCATGGATCCACAATAGTGGATGAAACTCTAGCATCGGCCTATAGTGTTGGAGCAAGGGGTGTAACCGTAAATTTATGA
- the LOC130743898 gene encoding secreted RxLR effector protein 78-like, with the protein MKIQEEQTAFLQGRNMLDSIVVTNEVIHDARTKKKQTLLFKVDFEKAYDSVSWSFLFMLRRLNFCEQWVQWIKSCLKSSRVSILVNGSPTYELGMEKGLRQGNPIAPLLFLVVVEGLNGLVKQVLRVRKIFGIQLREVIGGNSLNATICRWHIIL; encoded by the coding sequence ATGAAAATCCAAGAAGAACAAACAGCCTTTCTACAGGGTCGGAACATGTTAGATAGTATTGTGGTAACCAATGAGGTGATCCATGATGCTCGGACCAAAAAGAAGCAAACTTTGCTTTTCAAAGTGGATTTTGAGAAAGCCTATGATTCAGTGAGTTGGAGTTTTCTTTTTATGCTGAGACGTCTGAATTTCTGTGAGCAATGGGTACAATGGATAAAGTCTTGCTTGAAATCCTCTCGGGTTTCCATCTTGGTGAATGGGAGCCCCACCTATGAATTGGGCATGGAAAAAGGACTAAGACAAGGAaacccaattgctcctttgcttttccTTGTTGTGGTGGAAGGCTTAAATGGGCTAGTCAAACAAGTGTTGCGCGTAAGGAAAATATTCGGGATACAGCTTAGGGAAGTCATAGGAGGTAATAGTCTCAATGCTACAATTTGCAGATGGCACATTATTCTTTAG